A stretch of bacterium DNA encodes these proteins:
- a CDS encoding methyltransferase domain-containing protein, with amino-acid sequence MSARTLRRAYTLLAPLYDLALESVSRKPRRESLARLDPARDRDVLICGAGSGLDLPHLPPCRSVTALDLTPAMLRRARERARRLGRGPSFVIGDATALPFADASFDAMVLHLILAVVPRPDLALAETQRVLRPGGRALVMDKFLRPGERAFVRRFASLFIGPLLTRTDVVFEDALAAAPALRVTEDRPLLLGGWFRLITLAKS; translated from the coding sequence GTGAGCGCGCGGACGTTGCGACGCGCCTACACCCTGCTGGCGCCACTGTACGACCTGGCCCTCGAGTCCGTCTCCCGGAAGCCGCGGCGCGAAAGCCTGGCGCGGCTGGACCCCGCGCGCGACCGCGACGTGCTGATCTGCGGCGCCGGCAGCGGCCTCGACCTCCCGCACCTGCCTCCCTGCCGCAGCGTGACGGCGCTGGACCTGACGCCCGCGATGCTGCGGCGGGCGCGCGAGCGGGCGCGGCGCCTGGGGCGCGGCCCTTCCTTCGTAATCGGGGACGCGACCGCCCTGCCCTTTGCGGACGCCTCCTTCGACGCGATGGTCCTGCACCTGATCCTCGCCGTGGTCCCCCGCCCCGACCTCGCGCTCGCCGAGACCCAGCGCGTCCTGCGGCCCGGGGGGCGCGCGCTGGTCATGGACAAGTTCCTGCGCCCGGGGGAGCGCGCCTTCGTGAGGCGGTTCGCGAGCCTGTTCATCGGTCCGCTCCTGACGCGCACCGACGTGGTCTTCGAGGACGCGCTGGCGGCCGCGCCCGCGCTGCGCGTCACCGAGGACCGCCCGCTGCTGCTCGGCGGGTGGTTCAGGCTCATCACCCTCGCGAAATCCTGA
- a CDS encoding tetratricopeptide repeat protein → MPLKPGIRTEDTADEQPRANRNGTRRRAVLPAALLLLLVVSAYLPALRNGFIWDDDTNVTNNPVLTQDDGLRRIWTDLRANEQYYPLTHTSFWLERRAFGLRPFGYHLDNVLLHAGSSVLLWRILAFLGVPGAWFAAAVFALHPVHAESVAWVTERKNTLSGFFMMLSVFSFVHAHLRAERDPEARKARAGQLLPLGFFLAALLSKTAVCLLPFGLAAIVWWRRGRIIGRDFRTLLPFVALGSAFGLLTAWLEQSHVGASGSEFTMDFATRFLIAGRAWWFYVFELFWPADLVFVRPRWDIKATDPMAWLFPAAVLLALAVLVLWRRRTGRGPLAAVAWYSAMIFPALGFFNVYFMRYAFVQDHFQYHASAGILAAAAGSAAWWWEKGRRKLTTGASGALRVVLPLIVLAPLWWLTWRQTHIYRDNETLWKDTLVKNPAAFVAHSNYGLLLFERGDLSAALEHQRTALVLHPGWEEYYNLANTLARLGRIEEAIDCYRASIEQRPTAAAYTNMGIELQGVGRPAEGIAAYREALRLEPRFFLAHFNLGLDLLKQGAFAEALPSLRTAVLLAPDVPAAHQNLGVALGRLGLEADAKAEFSTAALLRSRVGRQE, encoded by the coding sequence GTGCCATTGAAACCGGGCATTCGTACGGAAGATACTGCTGACGAGCAACCTCGCGCGAATCGGAACGGAACCCGGCGGAGGGCCGTCCTGCCTGCAGCTCTCCTCCTCCTGCTGGTGGTCTCCGCCTATCTTCCCGCCCTGCGCAACGGATTCATCTGGGATGACGACACGAATGTCACGAACAACCCCGTGCTTACGCAGGACGACGGTCTGCGAAGAATATGGACCGATCTCCGCGCGAACGAGCAGTACTATCCCCTGACGCACACCAGCTTCTGGCTGGAGCGGCGGGCATTCGGCCTTCGTCCGTTCGGCTATCACCTCGACAACGTGCTCCTGCATGCCGGAAGCTCGGTGCTTCTGTGGCGGATACTTGCGTTCCTCGGCGTGCCAGGGGCCTGGTTTGCCGCGGCCGTCTTCGCGCTCCACCCGGTGCATGCCGAGTCCGTCGCCTGGGTGACGGAACGCAAGAACACCCTGTCAGGGTTCTTCATGATGCTCTCGGTCTTCTCGTTCGTTCATGCCCATCTGCGCGCGGAGCGCGATCCCGAGGCACGAAAGGCTCGCGCCGGGCAACTCCTACCACTCGGCTTCTTCCTTGCCGCCTTGCTGAGCAAGACGGCCGTGTGTCTCTTGCCGTTCGGGCTTGCAGCGATCGTCTGGTGGCGAAGGGGGAGGATCATCGGCCGGGATTTCCGCACGCTACTCCCCTTCGTTGCACTCGGCAGCGCGTTTGGCCTGCTCACCGCCTGGCTGGAGCAGAGCCACGTGGGCGCCTCGGGAAGCGAGTTCACCATGGATTTCGCGACGCGGTTCCTGATCGCCGGGCGGGCCTGGTGGTTCTATGTCTTCGAACTCTTCTGGCCGGCGGATCTTGTCTTTGTCCGCCCCCGTTGGGACATCAAGGCAACGGACCCGATGGCGTGGCTGTTCCCGGCGGCTGTGCTTCTGGCACTCGCGGTCCTGGTGCTCTGGAGGAGGCGTACCGGCAGGGGTCCCTTGGCGGCGGTGGCGTGGTATTCGGCGATGATCTTCCCCGCGCTCGGGTTCTTCAACGTATACTTCATGCGCTACGCATTCGTCCAGGACCATTTCCAATACCACGCGAGTGCGGGCATCCTCGCGGCTGCCGCGGGATCAGCCGCCTGGTGGTGGGAGAAGGGCCGTCGGAAGTTGACGACCGGCGCCTCCGGCGCGCTGAGAGTCGTCCTGCCACTGATCGTTCTGGCGCCCCTTTGGTGGCTGACGTGGCGGCAAACCCACATCTACCGTGACAACGAGACTCTCTGGAAGGACACCCTGGTGAAGAATCCCGCGGCCTTTGTGGCGCACTCAAACTACGGTCTCCTGCTCTTTGAGCGAGGCGATCTGAGCGCGGCCCTCGAGCATCAGCGCACGGCCCTTGTGCTGCACCCGGGGTGGGAGGAGTACTACAACCTCGCCAACACTCTGGCGAGGCTCGGCAGGATCGAGGAGGCCATTGACTGCTACCGCGCGTCCATCGAGCAGCGGCCGACCGCGGCGGCCTACACCAACATGGGGATCGAGTTGCAGGGAGTCGGCCGGCCCGCCGAGGGCATCGCGGCTTATCGGGAAGCCTTGAGACTGGAGCCGCGCTTCTTCCTGGCGCACTTCAACCTCGGGCTTGATCTCCTCAAGCAGGGTGCCTTCGCCGAAGCCTTGCCAAGCCTGCGAACAGCCGTCCTTCTCGCTCCGGACGTCCCGGCAGCGCACCAGAACTTGGGCGTTGCTCTGGGCAGGCTGGGCCTCGAGGCGGACGCGAAGGCCGAGTTCTCGACGGCGGCGCTGCTGCGTAGCCGCGTCGGCCGTCAAGAGTGA